TTGAGCGAGTAAGGCTCGCCAGCGTTCTGGCTTGCCGCGCCGGCCGCCGCTGGGCGGGCCGGCCATCGCAAGCAAAAGACAAAAAAAACCGGCCCGCGAGGGCCGGTTCTTTTTTTGGCGATCTTTCTTGCGGATTAGAAAGGCAGGAGCTTCGGGACGTTCCAGCCCGCGCCGAAGCGATAGGTCAGACCGGCCGAGACGACCAGAGGATTGATCTTCACCGAAGCGTTCACCGGCACGTAAACCGGGTTCAGAACCTGGGCGGTGGGCACGAAGGCGATGATGTTCGCATGCGCGTTCGGCTCCATCATGATGTATTTGACGTCGACGTTCACGCCCCACTGGTCGTTGAACATGTAGTCGGCGCCAGCCTGGCCGACGACGCCCCAGGACGGGGTGATGCTGGCCGAGTAGAAGCTGGCGTTGGCGCCCGGGATGCCGAGATTCGCGGCGGTGGAGCCCGGCACGAAGCCCAGCGACCAGCTATTATTGCCGGCGCGGGTGCCCCAATAGGCGGTGAAATTGACGCCGACGCCGAGATAGGGCTGGAAGGCGCCGAAATTGGTGAAGTGATATTGCAGCATCACCGACGGCGGGAAGACCCAGGTATGCGCCAGGCTCGAGCCGGCGAGAACGCCCGTGCCCTGAACGTGATGCGGCGTCACGCAGCAGATCGCTTCGATCGCCCAGTTCTTCGTGAGGAAATAGGCGACGTCGAGCATCGGGACGATGGAGGAGGAGATGCTCGTGTTCGCGCCCGGAACCAGCGAACCCGCGCCGGCGCTGAGGCCGGTGGCGATGCCGACGCTGCCGCCAGGAACGCCAAGGGCGGCGAGGACAGGGTTCACGGCGCCGGCGTCATAGATCTTCGCCGTGCCGTCGAGCGGAACGACGCCGCCAACCTTCAGGCGAACCTGGAAAGGATGAAACGGCTCGATAACCGGCGGCGGCGGCGGAGGAGCCTTGATGCTCGGCAAATCGGCGGCTTGAGCGGAGACCGCGGCGGCCCCCATCGCGAAAGCGGCGAAAGCGCCGCGAACAAAATCCCTCATCGGAACCCCCTGGAATTCTCTGTCGACGGTCGACGCCGACGCGCCGAGTCGCAGTGAAGTTGCATCCTTTTCAGGCCCCAGTATTTGACAAACATCAAGATATTCGTTGTGGATGGTTCATTCTTTCCCATTGTGTCACTTGCGCAACATGTTGGCGGCTGTTGCCTTGCAGCACGGCGGGCGTTAATCGAGAGGGCGTCAAACGCCCGTGACTCCCAGTAAATCCGGCGCATTCCGCGCCGCCGCGGCGCCCAAAAAAGCGCCGTCGCCTGCCGCAAGGTGCGACAACTTGACCGCAGCCCCCTCTTCCGCCGAACCCAGGGTCGACGCCGAATGCGCGAGCGCCCATGGGCTTAAGCCCGACGAATATGACCGCATCCTGAAGCTCATCGGCCGCGCGCCGACATTCACCGAACTCGGTATTTTCTCGGCGATGTGGAACGAGCATTGTTCCTACAAATCGTCGCGCATTCATTTGCGCAAGCTGCCCACAAAGGCGCCGTGGGTGATTCGCGGCCCGGGCGAGAACGCCGGCGTCATCGATATTGGCGACGGCGACGCCTGCGTCTTCAAGATGGAAAGCCACAACCATCCGAGCTTCATCGAGCCCTATCAGGGCGCCGCGACGGGCGTGGGGGGCATTTTGCGCGACGTCTTCACCATGGGCGCGCGCCCCATCGCCTGTCTGAACCTGCTGCGCTTCGGCCGGCCGGCGCATCCCAGGACGCGCCATCTCGTTTCGGGCGTCGTCGCGGGCGTCGGCGGCTATGGCAACAGCTTCGGCGTGCCGACGGTCGGGGGCTCGACGGAGTTCGATCCCTCCTATGACGGCAACATCCTCGTCAACGCAATGGCTGTCGGCCTCGCCCGCGCCGATTCCATCTTCTATTCCGCGGCCGCGGGCGTCGGAAACCCGATCGTCTATCTCGGCTCCAAGACCGGGCGCGACGGCATTCATGGCGCCACCATGGCCTCGGCCTCCTTCGAAGCCGACGCCGAGGAGAAACGCCCCACGGTTCAGGTGGGCGACCCTTTC
The nucleotide sequence above comes from Methylocystis parvus OBBP. Encoded proteins:
- a CDS encoding OmpW/AlkL family protein; amino-acid sequence: MRDFVRGAFAAFAMGAAAVSAQAADLPSIKAPPPPPPVIEPFHPFQVRLKVGGVVPLDGTAKIYDAGAVNPVLAALGVPGGSVGIATGLSAGAGSLVPGANTSISSSIVPMLDVAYFLTKNWAIEAICCVTPHHVQGTGVLAGSSLAHTWVFPPSVMLQYHFTNFGAFQPYLGVGVNFTAYWGTRAGNNSWSLGFVPGSTAANLGIPGANASFYSASITPSWGVVGQAGADYMFNDQWGVNVDVKYIMMEPNAHANIIAFVPTAQVLNPVYVPVNASVKINPLVVSAGLTYRFGAGWNVPKLLPF